CTCGTCGGCGTCGCGATCGCCGTCGCGCTCGTTCCGCCCGCAGCCACCGCCGGCCTCGGGATCGCCTGGGGAGATCCGACGGTCGTTCTCACCGCGGGCACGCTCGTCCTCGTTAATATGCTCTCGATCAATCTCACCGCGTTGCTCCTGTTATGGCTGTCCGGCTATCGGCCGGAACGAACGGAGACCGTCGAACGCGTTTACGGTCGGCTCCGCTCGCGCGTCGCGGTGCTCCTCGTCGCGATTATCGTCCTTTCAGTCGTTCTCGGCGGCGTCACCTACGGCACGTACCGCACTGCCGCGGTCGAACACGACGTCACAACCGAACTCGAGACGATGAGCGAGGCGGAACTCGCGGCCGGCTCCGAACTGCAGTTCCGGGAGACCGCGATCGACTACGAACTCATCGACGTCTACACCGGTGGACAGCCGATAGTCACCGTTCACGTCGACCGACCACCCGGTGAGGGGCTCCCGGACGACTTCGCCGACGACGTGCGCGAACGCCTCGAGTCGGCGGCCGGCATCGATCTCGAGGTGATCGTCGAACTGGCGACGACCCTCCGGAGCGGTTGAATCTGGCGAGCCGTTACTCCCGCTTTCCGAACGTCCGCGGCGAGCCCTTGGTCGGCGCGGCCCAGTCGACCGCGTTGCGAAGTACCCGCCGAATCGCCTCGTTCTCGTAGATCGGATACGTTTCGTGGCCTGGTCGGAAGTAGAAGATTCGACCCTTTCCACGCCGGTAACAGCAGCCACTGCGGAACACCTCACCGCCCTCGAACCAACTGACGAACACCTGGCGATCGGGTTCGGGCACGTCGAACGGCTCGCCGTACATCTCCGTCTCGGGGAGTTCGATGGATTCGTCAAGCCCATCGGCGATCGGGTGGCCGGGATCGACGACCCAGAGTCGTTCGGTCTCGCCGTCTTCACGATACTGGAGGCTACAGGACGTCCCCATGAGCCGCTTGAATATCTTCGCATAGTGACTCGAGTGAAGCGGAATCAGTCCCATTCCCTCGAGGACGTGCTCGCGAACTCGGTCGACGACCTCGTCTCGCACCTCGTCGTGGGCCTCGTGGCCCACCACAGCAGGACGTCCGTCGACGCGAGGACGTCCTCAGTGAGTCCGTGCTCCGGCTCCTCGAGCGTCGCGGTCCGGACCGCGTGGTCATCGTTGAGCGCGTCAGCGAGGGTCTCGTGGATGCCGTCCGGGTAGACGGCCGCGACCGCATCGTCCTCGCGTTCGTGGCGGAACTCGTTCCAGATCGTGACGTCGACCATAGCGGATTCCTCCTCCCTCCGTCGTCTTATACTGTCGGCCGGAACGGGCTGATTCATTGCGATCGGTCCGACCGATCAGTCACTGGCCTTCGGTCAGCGGTATCGCTCGAGCAATTCGGTGAGGAACCTGCGTCAGTCGAATACTAGATTTTATCGATATACTCGAACCACGCCGTGGTAACAGTACTGTAATACGTGAAATACAGATTGATCGAACAGATTAATCGGTCACAACCCTTATTTTGATCGCCGACTGCCTCTTTCTATGGAACGGAACCGGACGCGAACGACAGCGAAATGGCTTGTTTCTCAGTTTACTGCCATTGCTACTGTAACGAAATCGAGTATTTGGACATGATTGGCGACGGTATCGGGGTCGGAATTGTCGGCCTCGGCGGGATGGGTAATCTCCACGCGAAGAGCGTGCGAGCACAGGGTGCCGACATCGTCGCCGGCGTGGACCTCGTCCCCAAGAAACGCGATCAGTTCGCCGACGAGTTCGGCGCACAGACCTACGAGACCCACGAGGAACTCGTCGAAGACGACACGGTCGACGCCGTCATCGTGACGACGCCCAACCGATTTCACGAACCGATCGCCGTCGCAGCGCTCGAGGCGGGCCTGGATGTCCTCGTCGAAAAGCCCCTCGCACACACTCTCGAGAGTGCAGAACGGGTCGCCGAGGCGGCAACTCGTTCCGAGGGAATCTGTATGGTCGGCTTTCATAACCGTCACGCTGCGTCGATGGCCATGTTCGACGAACAACACGCGCGCGGTCGTTTTGGCGACTTGACCCATATCGAGACCAACTACGTCCGCCGACGCGGGGTCCCCGGTCCCGGCTCGTGGTTCACCGATCCCGAACTCGCAGGCGGCGGTGCCCTGTTGGATATCGGCGTTCACGCGCTCGATCTCGCACTGTATGCGCTCGACTTCCCCGAAATCGTCGAAGTAAGCGGCGTCACCCGGACGACGTTCGGCACCAGCGAGGACTACGCCGACCCTGAGGGCTTCGGCGACAACTGGGACGCTGAGGCCGAAACCTATGAGGTCGATGACTCTGTCAGCGCCTTCATCCGCACTGCTGACGGCCAGACGATCTCGCTCGAGGCCGCGTGGGCGACCAACCGCGAGGAGAGCATGGACTTCCGCGTGCGCGGCACGCAGTCCGGTGCCCAATTCGATATCGGCGACACCGATCTGCAGATTCTCGAGGCCGGAACCGCCGGCTGTGACCACTACGCCGACATCGACATGACCGGTGACTCGTCCGTGACCGGCTATGGGGAACAGGACGAACAGTTCCTCGAGGCGATCGCGACGGCTGGCGACCCGGAGACGAACACGGTCGAGGAGGCCCTGACCGTCCAGCGCGTGATCGACGCGATCTACCGCTCGAGCGAGTCTGGTCGCGCGACCCAACTCGCAGAGCCCCAGCTCGAGGCGACGACGAGACTCCCGTAGCATGGCTCCGTAGCAGGCCGTCGTCTCACCGATCGACTCTCAGACGAGTTCTCGAAACGAGAACGCCGTTCGTCCAAGCGGACCTTCTGTTTTGCGCTACCTCTCTCGAGGGACGACCGATTTGAGCGCTCACTCGATCCAATCGACTCGAGTTTCGGGCGAGAATCGACCCGTGAAACCGCAAAGATCCCTCGATACGGCGTTTACTGCATGGTGGGGCAGTCAGACCTCGCGGTTGCTATGCGAACGTCCATCAAAGATTTTAATACACTATATATCACAATCGTTCGACTAGGAGCCTTAACTATGAACCGAAGAAATATTGATAAGAACGGGAAATCGCGCCGCGCAGTGTTGCAGGCGACGGGCGCAATCGGTGTGGCTGCAGTCGCCGGCTGTCTCGGTGGGGGAGGCGATGCGGAAAGTCTCGATGACCTTCTCGAAGAGGAGCCGGACGAGTTCGAACCGCTCGAGATCGGCCACTGGTGGACCGCGGGTGGCGAAGAGAAGGCCTTCAACGCCCTCATCGAGGGATTCAGCGAGGAGTATTCCGATATCGAGGTCAATCCGTCGCCGTCGCCCGGTGGTGCCGGCAGTGCACTGGAGACGGACGTTCGTAACCGAGTCGTCGACCAGGACCCGCCGAGTACGTTCCAGGTCTGGCCCGGTCAGTCGTTGACCCTCTACACCGATGACGATCTGCTCTATGACATCGAGGGCCACGTGTGGAACGACGATATGCGAGAGGCGTATCTCGACGGCCCGATCGAGGCCGCACAACCGAGTGGGGATTTCGTCGCCGTCCCGATCAACATTCATCGATTGAACAATCTGTTCTACAACGTCAACGTCATCGAGGACATCGGTGTCGACCCGGACTCTATCGAGAGTCCGAGCGACCTGCTCGACGCGATGGCGGCCGCCGACGACGCGGGCTACGTGGGCATGGCCCAACAGACCCAATCGGCGTGGTCGACGCTCCAGTTGTGGGCACAGGTCCTGCTCGGCGAACACGGTGTGGATGTCTACCGGTCGTTCATCGACGGCAACGTCGAGGAGAACGAGGACGCAATCCGTGACTCCCTCCAGATCGTCATCGACTACACCGACTACTTCAACGACGACGCGAGTTCTCTGGACGCTTGGGACGAAGCCAGCGCATACATCAACCGAGGCGAAGCCGCCTTCTTCCACCAGGGCGACTGGGCCGCCGGGGAGTACGAGGCCGATGAGAACATCGAGTACGGCGAAGACTGGGATCTCGCCGCGTATCCCGGCACCGCAGGGATGTACGCACTGGTCATGGACTCGTTCGTCTTCCCGAAACACAGCCCGTCGCCGAACGCGACGGTTCGATTCCTGCGATACTGTGGTACCACTGACGCTCAGGAGCGGTTCAACCCCCCCAAGGGGTCGATTCCGCCGCGAACTGACGTCTCTGACGAGGCGTTCACGCCGTTCTTGCAGGACCAGATGGCGGACTTTCAGGAGTCGGACGACCAGCCGCCATCGATTGCCCACGGCCTGGCGGTGTCACCGTCGGTCCAGACGGAGATCGAGGGCGCGTTCGCCAACTTCATCGACAACTGGGATGTCGACGAAACGTACGGCGACCTCGTTAGCAGCTTCGAGTAAGGTACGTCGCCTCCATCAGACACATGGATTCATTACGCAATTCGTTTCGACGACTTAACCCGCTGACCAGGGCCGAGAGTGACCGGTCAGCCACCGAGGGGACGGCCGAAAGTCGCACGATACTCGATAGCGACTTCGTACAGTCGATGCCGTTCTGGCTGCCACCGACGTTGATGGTGTTGCTGTTCGTCTACGGGGCGATCGGCTGGAACGTCGTGATCTCGTTTACCGGCTGGTCTGGACTGGGCCAACCAGAGTACGCGAACTTCACGCTGGAGATGTACCGCCAACTGCCGGCGGACCAGAACTTCCGAAAGTCGTTCATTAATACGGTCGTCCTCCTCGTTTCGTTTACCGGCGTTTCGTTAGTTGTCGGGCTGGGGCTCGCCGTGCTCGTCGACCGCAAGATCCGGTTCGAGAACGCGTTCCGGACGATCTATCTGCTCCCAATGGCGCTCTCGTTCGTCGTCACCGCGATCTTCTGGTCGTGGATGTATCGGTCGGGCGAGGACGCTGGCCTGGTCAACACGACGCTGCAAGCCGTCGGGCTAGACGCGTTGGCACAGGATTGGCTCGGGGATCCGCGGTTCAAACTCGCCGCGGTCATCTTCGCGCTCGTCTGGCAGTTCAGTGGCTACTGTATGATCGTCTATCTCGCGGGCTTGCGCTCGATTCCCGACGATCACTACGAGGCGGCCCGGATCGACGGTGCCTCCACCCTGACACTGTACCGGCGCGTGATTATCCCGCAGCTCCGCTCGTCAACCATCGGCGCGGTCGTCGTCCTGATGGTGTTCGCCCTCAAGGCGTTCGACTTCATTTACGTGATGTTCGGGACCAACCCTGGTCGGTCGGTCGACATCCTCGCGGTGACGATGTACCGCGAGGCGTTCGCCAAGACGCAGTGGGCGTACGGCGCGGCGATCGCCGTCGTCTTGTTCCTGCTGGCGCTGTCGATCATCGGACCGTACGCGTACACGCAGTACAAACGAGGTGCACTCTAATGCCGACACGCGACCACGAACACACGAACCGAACCGCGAGACGAACCGCACGGAGGACGGACCGATGACGACCAGCACCGACGAACCGAGCGGTCTCGCAGCTACCGTGGACGATATCGACCTCAGCCGGGTCGCCTTGTACGTGAGCCTGCTCGCGCTCGTCACTGCATACCTTTCTCCGCTGTACAGCGGGCTGACGACGTCGTTCAAGACAGTCGGGGCCTTCCGAGACACGTCGCCGCTCATCCCACCACTCGGGGGAGTAACATTGGATCCCTGGATGACCGCGGCCGGCGAGCTGGCACCCGCGATGGTCAACAGCTTCGCGCTGACGATCCCCGGCGCGCTGCTGTCGGCGACGTTCGGCAGTCTCGCGGCCTACGGCCTGACGAAGGTCAACTGGCGGGGACAGGCCTTCCTGCTCGCCCTGTTTCTCGCAGCGGTCTTCATTCCGTATCAGGCCGTTCTCGTCCCGCTGCGACAGTTCTGGTCGATCGTCGGGCTCTCGCAACTTCACGAGCGCGGCGAACTGGTCGAACTGATCATCACCCACATCGCCTACGGGATCCCGATCTGTACGATCCTGTTTCGATCGTACTACCAGACGCTGGATGACGAACTCATCGAGGCGGCTCGCCTCGACGGGGCGAGCGTCGCGGGAATTTACCGAAAGATTGTGTTGCCGCTGTCGATCCCGATGTTCGCCGTGACGCTGATCTACCAGTTCACGCAGATCTGGAACGACTTCCTGTTCGCGTTAGTCCTGCTGACCTCGCAATCGAACTTCGTCGTGACACTCCAGTTGAACGCGCTGTCGGGATCGATGACCTCGCAGTACAACGTTCAGATGGCGGGTGCGTTCATCGCCGCGTTGCCAACGATACTGGTGTACGTCTTCTTCGGAGAACAGTTCGCCAAGGGACAGACGATGTGAGATGGGTAGTAATGAAATGAGACACCGAGAATCGACGGCTGAACACGACAACACACCGAGACACAATGGCTGATCTACAGCTCGACAACGTAAGCAAAGTATTCGCAGACAGCGGCAACGAGATCGTTGCCGTCAACGACGTATCGCTCGAAATCGACGACGGGGAGTTTCTGGTCCTCGTCGGCCCCTCCGGCTGCGGGAAATCGACAACGCTCCGGATGGTCGCGGGCCTGGAAACCGTCTCCGACGGTGCCATCCAGCTCGGCGACTCCGTTATCAACGATCGACAGCCGAAAGACCGGGACATCGCGATGGTGTTCCAGTCGTATGCGCTGTATCCACACATGACGGTCCGCGAGAACATGTCGTTCGGGCTCCAGGAGTCGACCCCGATGCCCGACAGCGAAATCACTGATACAGTGGAAACTGCCGCCGAAATGCTGGGAATTGACGAGCTACTGGACCGGAAGCCCGGCGAACTCTCGGGCGGCCAGCAACAGCGGGTCGCACTCGGTCGCGCGATCGTCCGCGACCCGGAGGTGTTCCTGCTCGACGAGCCCCTGTCGAACCTCGACGCCAAACTCCGATCGCAGATGCGGACGGAACTCCAGCGATTGCAAGAGGATCTCGACGTAACGACGATCTACGTCACCCACGATCAGACTGAAGCGATGACGATGGCCGACAAGATCGCCATCCTCAACGACGGCCAGCTTCAGCAAGTCGGGACGCCACTCGAGTGTTACCACGAGCCGGCGAACCGCTTCGTCGCCGGATTCATCGGCGAGCCGTCGATGAACTTCTTCGACGTGAACCGCGATGGCGACCAACTGGTTCACGACGACTTCGCCTACGAGCTCTCACCGGACGTCGAGAGCCGCCTCGATGGTCACGACGAGCTCGTCCTCGGAGTTCGCCCCGAAGACATCGAGGTCCGGTCGGCGGCCGACGACGCCCACAGCTACGAGATGTTCGTCGACGTCGTCGAACCCATGGGGAACGAGAACAACGTCTATCTCACGTTCGACGACGGGGGCACGGAGTCGTTCGTCGCGACGATCGACGGCATGCAACACGTCGAGGAAGGCCAGTCCGTCATCGCTCACGTCCCCGAAGACTCGATTCACGTCTTCGATCGACACACCGGCCAAGCACTCAGGAACAGAACGCTGAATACCAGAACACTGCCCGAACCGCAGATATAGCCTCGAGCGATTCGTTCGGTCCGGGCTCGACTCGTTTTCTTGCGACCGCGGTAGGAGTAGCGTCTCCTCGAGTCGCACCGATCGTTACCGATCGAGATCGGCCGTCGCCGTTTGATAGCCGCGTGCTATGAGGCGTGCCGCAACGACGTGTGCGTAAAACGTAACGAAGGCCGCGACGACGCCGAACGCCGTCGCGCTCGAGAGTGCAGTAAGCAGGAACGCCCAGCCCGGGACGACGAGCAATAGGGCGAACACCCAAGCGGTGAAGTAGCCGACGTGTGTGAGCACCGGGCGCTGTCCGCGGGGGTCGATCGCCTTGCGGAGGCGGCGACCGTTGGCGAGACGGCCGATCCCTGCGGGATAGACGTAGCCGAACGCGAGGGCGAGCACGAGAGTCGCCGTCGAAGCGCCGAAAAACAACAGCGTTCCCATGAACCCGGCCGACGTCGGGTCGATCGGTGCTCGAGTCAGCCCGACGAGCGTTACGAGAACGATAGCCGCTGAAACCGAGATATAGGCCGCCGAGAGTACCAGTAGCTCGAGGCCATCGCGACACAGCCCGCGGAGCGGTCGGAATCCCGGTGGCACGTCGTCGCCCGTAAGAGTCGAATCGAACACCCGGAGCAGGTATCCCAGTAGTACGATCACTGCCATCACCGCCGGAGCGACAAACAGTGGCGCGAAGAGCGTCGACGTGGCGGCCACGGTCATCTGGAACGCGATCGATACCGAGATACCGAGGAGTCCGCCGATAGCGAACAGATCCAACGACCGCTCGCCCCGGAACGGATATCGCAGTCCCTCCTCTAGCAGTACTCCCATTATCGGCACGTATGGTCCCCGTCTAATAAGTGACTGCGATTCGAAAGACTGCGGTCGGTGACCCAACTGCTGGCTCACCGTCATCGTATCGCCCGGGGCCGAAAACAGCGATTGACCGGATTACAGGACGTCGTCGAAGTCGTGGTGGCCGTGGATGTCGACGCCCTCGTCGGTGATTTCCGCGAGGAAGACGCCGTTCCCGGAGCCGGTGTCGCGCTCGACCGCGGACTTGATGCCGCGGGCGGCGACGGTCTTCGCTTCCTCGGTGGACATGTCCGGTTCGTAGGCCTGCTCTAAGTGACCGTAGGCGAGTTGCATCCCGCTGCCGGTGACGGTGTAGTCGTCTTCCATGACGCCGCCGGCGGGGTCGATACTGTAGACGTGACTGCCTTCGTCGTCGACGCCGCCCAGGATCGGGTGGATGGCGAAGAACGGACCGCCGCGGGCGAAGTTCCCCGCGAGCGTCGCCAGCGCGTCGATGCTCATCTGTTCCCCGCGTCGAGCCTCGTAGAGGTTGACCTCGGCGCGAAGCGTCGAGATGAACGACTGGGCACCGCCGACGCTGCCGACGAGCGTGAGTGCGGCGGTCGGGTGGATCTGTTCGACCTTCTGAACGTTTTTGTTCGAGACGAACCGCCCGCCGAGGCTGGCGCGCATGTCCGTCGCGATGACGACGCCGTCGGCGGTGGAGATGCCAATCGTCGTCGTCCCGGTCTTATTGACGTTGTCCAGATCGGCCTGCGTCAGGTCGTTCTGGGGCATCGATCCGACCTCCGGCTCGTAGGGGTTCGGATCGTCGGCCAACTGGTCGACCGTCCGAGAGAAGTCGGAGTCGTGGGTGGGCGTACGCATTGATCGAACTCTACGGCCGGGACGGTATAAAACACCGGCGGTCACCACTGTGGTTTCCGCTTCCATCGGCTGCGAGAACGGGCGGCTCGAGCGGCGAATCGGGCCGCGATTCCGTGTCCTGCGGCTCGGTGATCGGTGGGCAGGAAAACCAGTCAGCGTCGGTCAGTCGATCAGTGCTGTGCGGCTTCGTAGGCCTCCTCGACGTTCTCGAGGACGCGGTGGACCGGCAGGGTGAGTCCGGCCTGGCGGGCGGCGATTGCAATCGGCATCGCGACGATGCCGATCATAATGCACAGTTGGTACAGTGCGAATAGGGTCGCGTGGTACGCGCGGGATATCATCAGCGTTCATCGATGCCCAGACGGAGGGTGTATATAAGCTTTCTTGAAAACTGGTATTTATAATGATCGTTACTGCTCTATCGGGTCGACGCCTGCTTGCGATTAAACTGCGCTTGCTGCAGGGACAACTCGAGGTGCACTCAAGTTGATGTACGGGTATGTCGGTGGCAATTGATCAGGGGATTTCTCATACGTTATGAGAATCATCCGATTCGCGTGCGCACTGCTACATCGGTGGTGCGGTGCGAGCGAGTGACGACACGGACGAACCGCAAAGCAGGAAACCCCCCGGACCGACCAGACCATATGGGAAATTATCTCGTCGCGATGGAAGCAGCATGGCTCGTTCGTGACGTCGATGCGATCGACGACGCGATCGGCGTCGCCGTCAGCGAAGCCGGGAAGCGACTCAACAGCGAAGATATGGACTACGTCGAGGTCGAGGTCGGCGCGACGGGCTGTCCGGCCTGTGGCGAACCGTTCGACTCGGCCTTTATCGCGGCCGACACAGCGCTTGTCGGCCTCGCACTCGAGATGGAGGTCTTCAACGCCGACAGCGAGGAACACGCCTCGCGAATCGCGAAGAGCGAAATCGGTGGGGCACTGCGCGACGTGCCGCTGTCGGTCGTCGACATGGTCGAGACCGACGCGGACGACGAATAGCGACGACCGAGACAGACCGCCGCACTGTCGACTTCGTTCTCCGTTTCGTCCGGACCACTGGAATAACTCGAGCGGTAGTTCTCGAGTGACGACATCCTTGAGCAGCGGACGAGATGAGCCGATTAGTTCCCGATCTGTCAGTCGGACCGAAACCAACCCAAAGTACTTTCTATAACCCGCAGTTATTGGCTCGTATGGAACTCCCGACGCCCGCGGATCTCCGACAGCGCCGTACCGAACTCGGGCTTACCCAGAGCGAACTGGCGGACACGGCCGACGTCTCTCAGCCGCTGATCGCACGGATCGAAGGCGGCGACGTGGACCCGCGCCTGTCAACGCTCCGACGGATTGTCAACGCCTTGGAAAAGGCCGAGAGCGACGTCATTCGCGCGGCGGATCTGATGAACGAGGCCGTCGTCAGCGTCGCGCCCGATGACCCCGTCAGCGAGGCTGCCCAGCAGATGGAGGAGGAGGCCTACTCGCAGTTGGCGGTCATTCAGGATGGCATTCCGGTCGGCTCGATCAGTCAGAGCGACCTCGTCCACCTCGATTCCGAGGACCGGGATGAGCCTATCGAGGAGCACATGAGCGAGAGCTTCCCGACTGTCTCGAAGGACGCAACCCTGGATGAAATCAGTAACCTGCTCGAGCACTACAAGGCCGTGATGATCACCGAAGCCGGCGAAACCGTCGGGATCATCACCGAGGCCGACATCGCCGCGCGACTCTCCTGAAGCGGCGGGGGCGTTCCGATTCGGTTCCGGTCCTGCTTGAGACGGCACCGCTCGCGCCTCGATCATTGGATTGTATCAATCAGTAATATTAGCGTTGGGTCCGTACATTCGGTCACCCATGGCAACCAGCGATCGGCTCCTCAAGGCGGGTACGGACATCTGGAACGCACAGAAGAGCCACCCCTTCGTAACGGAACTTGCGGACGGAACGCTCGACGAAGACGCCTTCCTGACCTGGGTGCGTCAGGATTATCGATACCTGCTCGACTACGCGCGCGTGTTCGCGATTGCGGGGTCGAAGGCCGGGGACGAGGAAACAATGACCCGGCTGTTCGGCATCGCCCACACCACTCTCGACGTAGAGATGGACCTCCACCGCGCGTTCGCCGCCGATTATGGGCTCTCTCGGCAGGACCTCGAGTCGGTCGACAAAGTGCCGACCTGCGTCGCCTACACCAACTTCCTGTTGCGGACCGCCTACGAGGGGACGCTCCCGGAGATCGCGGCCGCGATCTACCCCTGCGGACAGGGCTATCTCGATATTGCCGACCACATGGCTGAACTGGCACCCACAGCGGACCACCGATACACGCCCTTCATCGAGAAGTACACGAGCGACGAGTTCCGCGAGGTCGTCGATTGGATGCAGACGTTCGTTGATCGGTGCGGAGAACGCCATCCCGAGCAGTACGCGGCGATGGAGGAGGCCTTCCTCACGAGCGCTCGCCTCGAGTACCGGTTCTGGGAAATGGCCTACCGACAGGAGGAGTGGGGAATCTCGGCGTCGACAGAGTAGGCGGCTCCCGGTCGATCTCCGACCTGACCGCCTGCGCGGGATACCGCGAACCGGAGTGGGGACGCGTCACTCCACGTCGGGACGCGGCGCGTTTTCGTACTTGATCATCTTCTCGGGTTTATCGGAAATAGTCTCGTAGATCCGCTGGAGGGTTTCTTCGGCCGCGAGCAGGTTGTGACTCTCGAGAAACTCGCGTCCTTCGTCGGTCAATCGGTAGAACTTCCAGGGATAGCCCTGCTGGCGCTCATCCGCCGGCAGTGCGACTGCCTCGACGATTCCGGCGTCGATCAGCTTCTGGATGTGTTTGTAGACCGTCGCGTCGCTCACGCTGGGGTTGAGCCGCTCGAGTTCGTACATCGACGGTAGCCCCTCGGGGTGTTGGAGGATATTGGAAATCAGTGCGAACCGCGTTTCCTGCGTCACGAAGCGGACGAGTTCGCGGGCGGTCGCCCCCCCGGGAGTCCCCACGTCAGTGCTCATACGGCTGGCTACGGGGTGGGGGGCCAAGTAGTTTACCCTGGAGTAAATTACCCTGGCATAAATCACTGGCGACCGTATCAACTATCGGAAACGGAAATCACACGGCAACTACTATCCGTAATTCGCGAGAATCACCGGGTATGACGGATGACGATCCCCCGATCCCGGAGGCGGTCCTCACGAGCGCGACGGAGCGACTCGAGGCCGAGGAGCTCTCGCTCGCGGCCAACGAGGAGATCCTCCACGCGCTGAGCGAACTTCAGCCGGTCTATGAGAGCGAGCGGTCGTACTTCGTCCTCGGGAACTACGACCGCGAGCCAGTCCGGCGGCTGAATCTCGTCGTCGATCGGCTCAACCGTCGCTCGGACGCCTACGCCTTCCGGATGGTTGACGTTCGCGGCGAGTGGGACAACGGAATCCAAAAGTTCTGCCTGCTCGCGGATTTGGTCACCCACATCGTCGGCGTCGCCGAAAAGGAGCCAAGCGGCTTCCTGGTCGAACAGGGACTGCTCGCGGGCACAACGGAGCACTTCTCGAAGAGCTACATCCTGAAACGGGAGTATGAGGACGAGGACCGACCGTTCGGCTGGATGCAAGACGGCGTCTTCGACCTGCTCGAGGAAGAGGGCCGACTGTACCGGTGGGACACCGAGGCGGATCTCGTCGACGCCGCGGAGAAGATCCCGTGATTTCGGTCGTAGACCGGCGCTGAACGTCCGTTTACGTCTCAAACAAGGATGCCATCACCGTTGACTCAGCCTTCTGGAGGTGCTCCGCTGCGGTCGCGGTCGCACACCCCAGCTCGCGGGCGACGTCCTCGCTCGTCGCATCGCGCGGGACGTCGTAATAGCCGAGCTCGAGTGCTGTTTCGATCGCTTCGCGTTGGCGGGCGGGGAGCCGACCGACGACGCTGTCGGCAGCGACCCGTTTCCCACCGACCCGCTCGACGGTGACGCCGACTGCGTCGGGAACGCCGTCGACCGCGGCCTGGATGTCGGTCGCCGTCCCGATGACGGTGAACGTGTTCGTCCCGTCCGCGTTGCACTCGATCGGGGGTACCGTCATAAGGCTCCCGTTAGTGAAGATCTCGAACAGCGAGCGCGCGGCCCGCGAGACCTCGCCCTCGAAGAAACAGTAACACTCCCGATCGGTGATCGGGAGCACCTCGTAATCAGTGACCATCTCGTTTTCGGCGAGTACGCGTTCGAAACGGCGGTACTCGCCTTCAAGCTGGAACAGGAACGCCGTCGGCGGGGTCGCGACGTTCCAATTGACGATCAGTGCTCGCTCGAGATAGCTCGCTCCGCCCGCGAGGCGGTCGTATATCGGCGGTGCGTAGCTCCCTTGCGGACGCAGTGTTATGCAAACACGTTTCATAGATTTACGTGTCGAGATGGGGGTAAAAATGGTTGCTCTGCTGCCTGTTGTATTCGAATGGGGAACACCGGCTGCTTATAAAACCGGCCGAGATTTTCGGCCATATCGATTACTGGGTGCAGCCCCTTCGATCGAGTATGAAGCGAAACGTTGGCGGACTGGATCGAATCGTGAGGGGCGTCCTGGGTATCTGGTTGTTCGCGGTTACCG
This genomic stretch from Natrinema sp. SYSU A 869 harbors:
- a CDS encoding carbohydrate ABC transporter permease; translation: MTTSTDEPSGLAATVDDIDLSRVALYVSLLALVTAYLSPLYSGLTTSFKTVGAFRDTSPLIPPLGGVTLDPWMTAAGELAPAMVNSFALTIPGALLSATFGSLAAYGLTKVNWRGQAFLLALFLAAVFIPYQAVLVPLRQFWSIVGLSQLHERGELVELIITHIAYGIPICTILFRSYYQTLDDELIEAARLDGASVAGIYRKIVLPLSIPMFAVTLIYQFTQIWNDFLFALVLLTSQSNFVVTLQLNALSGSMTSQYNVQMAGAFIAALPTILVYVFFGEQFAKGQTM
- a CDS encoding Gfo/Idh/MocA family oxidoreductase, encoding MIGDGIGVGIVGLGGMGNLHAKSVRAQGADIVAGVDLVPKKRDQFADEFGAQTYETHEELVEDDTVDAVIVTTPNRFHEPIAVAALEAGLDVLVEKPLAHTLESAERVAEAATRSEGICMVGFHNRHAASMAMFDEQHARGRFGDLTHIETNYVRRRGVPGPGSWFTDPELAGGGALLDIGVHALDLALYALDFPEIVEVSGVTRTTFGTSEDYADPEGFGDNWDAEAETYEVDDSVSAFIRTADGQTISLEAAWATNREESMDFRVRGTQSGAQFDIGDTDLQILEAGTAGCDHYADIDMTGDSSVTGYGEQDEQFLEAIATAGDPETNTVEEALTVQRVIDAIYRSSESGRATQLAEPQLEATTRLP
- the ugpC gene encoding sn-glycerol-3-phosphate ABC transporter ATP-binding protein UgpC, whose product is MADLQLDNVSKVFADSGNEIVAVNDVSLEIDDGEFLVLVGPSGCGKSTTLRMVAGLETVSDGAIQLGDSVINDRQPKDRDIAMVFQSYALYPHMTVRENMSFGLQESTPMPDSEITDTVETAAEMLGIDELLDRKPGELSGGQQQRVALGRAIVRDPEVFLLDEPLSNLDAKLRSQMRTELQRLQEDLDVTTIYVTHDQTEAMTMADKIAILNDGQLQQVGTPLECYHEPANRFVAGFIGEPSMNFFDVNRDGDQLVHDDFAYELSPDVESRLDGHDELVLGVRPEDIEVRSAADDAHSYEMFVDVVEPMGNENNVYLTFDDGGTESFVATIDGMQHVEEGQSVIAHVPEDSIHVFDRHTGQALRNRTLNTRTLPEPQI
- a CDS encoding ABC transporter substrate-binding protein, whose amino-acid sequence is MNRRNIDKNGKSRRAVLQATGAIGVAAVAGCLGGGGDAESLDDLLEEEPDEFEPLEIGHWWTAGGEEKAFNALIEGFSEEYSDIEVNPSPSPGGAGSALETDVRNRVVDQDPPSTFQVWPGQSLTLYTDDDLLYDIEGHVWNDDMREAYLDGPIEAAQPSGDFVAVPINIHRLNNLFYNVNVIEDIGVDPDSIESPSDLLDAMAAADDAGYVGMAQQTQSAWSTLQLWAQVLLGEHGVDVYRSFIDGNVEENEDAIRDSLQIVIDYTDYFNDDASSLDAWDEASAYINRGEAAFFHQGDWAAGEYEADENIEYGEDWDLAAYPGTAGMYALVMDSFVFPKHSPSPNATVRFLRYCGTTDAQERFNPPKGSIPPRTDVSDEAFTPFLQDQMADFQESDDQPPSIAHGLAVSPSVQTEIEGAFANFIDNWDVDETYGDLVSSFE
- a CDS encoding sugar ABC transporter permease — encoded protein: MDSLRNSFRRLNPLTRAESDRSATEGTAESRTILDSDFVQSMPFWLPPTLMVLLFVYGAIGWNVVISFTGWSGLGQPEYANFTLEMYRQLPADQNFRKSFINTVVLLVSFTGVSLVVGLGLAVLVDRKIRFENAFRTIYLLPMALSFVVTAIFWSWMYRSGEDAGLVNTTLQAVGLDALAQDWLGDPRFKLAAVIFALVWQFSGYCMIVYLAGLRSIPDDHYEAARIDGASTLTLYRRVIIPQLRSSTIGAVVVLMVFALKAFDFIYVMFGTNPGRSVDILAVTMYREAFAKTQWAYGAAIAVVLFLLALSIIGPYAYTQYKRGAL